The Topomyia yanbarensis strain Yona2022 chromosome 3, ASM3024719v1, whole genome shotgun sequence nucleotide sequence ACAGTGTTGGTGAAGGGGTGACACTCCCGGGAATTATTTGAATAAGTTCATGAGATTCATGATTCGAAATGCgaagaatgaatcgaatgactGCTCGCCCTGCTCGCACTTAtgtttttatcgtttttatgctttggtcttcttttgtttttataGCATTTTGACAGTGCCTGCCTTGTTGATGAATCATTTGCTTCGTGTAATAAACAAAaggtttttttctatttaattctagtataaattaaattttaacaagttgaaaactcaTGTTAGTGTGtcatttaccaaattttaagGTAGCTACATTGGAATAAAATAGCAACAAGTCTTTTTAAATGTTACAAACCTATAGGAATAAAACTTGATAGCAGTTTAGAGAATGCAGGAAAATCGCCCCGAGTTGTACGAAGAGGTCAAACTTTACCGTCATGCTAGAGAACGCGAAAAGTACGATAACATGGCAGATCTGTTTGCGCTGGTATCGACCCTACAGAACCTGGAAAAGGCATACATCCGGGATTGTGTTACACCGCAGGAATACACTGCCGCCTGTTCGAAACTGCTGGTGCAGTACAAGGTAGCTTTCAAACTGGTACAGGGTGATGAGTTTCCCAGTATCGAGGCGTTCGTGAAAAAGTTTCGCTTAGACTGCCCGGCCGCACTGGAGCGAATCCGCGAGGATCGACCGATTACCATTCGTGACGATAAGGGAAATACCAGCAAATGCATTGCCGACATTGTATCCATGTTTATAACGCTGATGGATAAACTAAGGCTCGAGATCCGGGCAATGGACGATCTTCAACCAGAGTTACGAGACTTGCTGGACACGATGAACCGGCTGTCACTGATTCCGGacaattttgaaggcaaggagaAAGTCTCCACCTGGCTAGCGACACTGAATTCTATGCAGGCCTCGGATGAATTGTCCGAAACGCAGGTGCGCCAGTTGCTGTTCGATCTGGAAGCGTCGTACTCGGCATTCAATAACCTGCTGCATTCGACCTAGGCCGCGGAGGAATTGTTTTTTTTGGTGATTATTTGATCTGCCATGAAACCGAGTGGATGATTGGAAGGATTGTTGAATTCGCTCGACATCCAGTGccgtttgcaaaaaaaaaaaccgtttAAGAGTGTATGAAAATAGCCTATACCTATATTATATtttaaaagttaataaatataTCGTTTATCGAAGGACTACTATCATGATATTCGATTTATGTTTCACAGCCGATTTGATAAAGTATTATTTTCCGGAGTTACTGCGGCGATATTACCGGATTCACACCACCCTgttcacattaaaaaaaatcaatcttcACTTGAGGAACGCCATATTGACCTAATCATGCATTGCAAACAGCACAACACAGATGACCAGGCGCACGCTCAAAAAAAAATAGAGAAAGCTGGAATTTTGGAGCATTCTGTccaaaaaaattttcatttttattaacCATTCTACTCTatgctgcaaatcatacatattttaccctttttttcaaatgtaaaaagtctcagaaatcgaacggaactttGGCGACCTTTGTcaaaatacgagaagttggggttctaGAGCATTTCacactcatattaaatttaatcattttctcGTCCATATACCTCTAAGGTTCAAATTTTCTTTAAAGTAACTTGATAAACGCGAAAAAATTCTAAAGAACAAAATAGAAGACTTACCATCGGTAAAAATCAGATACAttagattttttgacatttagtcTCGATTCCATATTTAATCATTAAAGCACAGTACAGCTCCATTTAGCATTAAATTACAGTTTAATTTACTATTTTCAGTGTGAAAATGTTCAGGAATCTCATGGTAAATGCTTCGTTTCAGGAAAAATACGTGAAGTTGGGATATTTGGCCCAAAGTCTTCTGTTTACGAATTTTACCGGCAACGTATCTgtttccattttgtttcttagaATTTTCCACATTTAACAAGgtacttttaattaaaaaaaagatgggtgggtaatgtctaggacataaccggagtgtcgtgactactcgtttgacttgtaattcaaatcgaatgatactcaatgaaatatgtgggaatgtttcaagttattctttataataattatggtggttctgaaaagaacctttgttgttggtgtctgcgttgataggggatgcgctggattctaagctcgttgaggcattcattcatgaaatgaacaattttcttgctttgaaatatcaatgttaaaatctctcgaaataaccatcggaatctttttcgtacagaaatgaacgcgcttagcgaaaaactaggggcgagtaatgtccgggacataaccgcgatgatcatattcttaaaattctgcttgtatctctttcaaatggctaaattacgcattaagttcgattcaccgggctcatcgaaattttcctggggatcccgttcgttagtatattcagcaaaacaattttattaccgagttctccgagTTGAATACagatcaataatttcatataatgatttcaacaagcagacaatgtacatgtatgacaggtgggagtgttctgaagtggttttagtggaggtaacaacataaaatcatgtattggacattttacaatgattctccttaacccttcaaaaccacggggttggcagcagagggttaagttgtttggaagagatgacagttaatatatgataactaaaaatataaaattgttctataaattgcaaagttattgccgcgttgacctgaaaatttgtcattttattcataaaggaacaatcattgaaattatgtcaattatgctttgcaagatttgaaataacttcaaagtgtggtcacgacatccctgttatgtcatatacattaccaacccatcctttcatcattcgttttggtgtagctttcgcttagtggcagagttgcgacattcactgattttcttggaaggatttgcaaaaaccttcgagtttgtagattagaaaaaacattttattatgattccctggtaaaagtacagaattaacaagcgcaaacttaaataatactagttaataaaagaaactttctaattaaattctttttgcattttgcattcgtcctaataaggacggtttgtagataactacctatgttgatacaagacgagaatcttttgaaacaattcaaaccttgccgacgattgtttttactgcgtacatacatctttcccctttcgcagctcacaccgaatgagtacgctttgcagccttcgatattTTGTTGGCAATTTTAGTGGAAGTTACTatcgccttttcagtgactgcgtttcctagcctttggctttttggtcTTCTCACCTCCACCAacggccttctcaccgccaccaatcgcgagaaaatgattaaatttGATATGATTGACAACATGCTCTAGAACCCCGCAACTTCTCGATTTTTTCacgttagaaaaactgcaaaaatgtatGATTGGCAGCATAGAGCAGAATGGTTATTAagaataaggtatttttggacAAAATGCTCCAAAGTTCCAGCTTCttctattttttgtgaaacGTCGGTACTTTCATTACAATgctaaaaaaatttctttaaaaaaggtATAAATCGTACATTtctgagtgctacttcaaaagctatagcatttaattttttttcctcacATTTTTCCATAGCGCCAatatcaaaaacttcaagcgaagcGGGCGGGGGTCTGAAATTGTCCAaataatgtgaaatttggcatctgtgtttactttgacatttgtcacaatatgaagaggggggggggggggctttgagatttcaaaaatgagtgCTCTTTTGCAGTGCTCTAGCGCACGCATATAATCTTTTTTTTCTCTTAATCGCATTCATGCAAAAGGTGCGTTCAGAAATGTAATTATGTTCGCATCTGATGTCGCATATatgtattgcgcacttcccacaaacctggactccgcactttcaaagtgcgagtgatctgaaaactgcgagctgtcaaaacacatgtatttccagtgatagagatggtactttcatagacagaccagtcgaactaaccagtctatgagaagaatttaatgaaagagtggtaagtgcgcagtgcggttagaatccagtttttagtgccacaaacaatataagggtgcttacagagtggcggcgagaagctgagctggggctggaactgacattagagtgcgagaaacctgcttactGCAAACCAAAGGAAGGATGTTAGAGTGAAAGCGgagcggatcggcgccgactacctgcttttactctgacaggctccatttgatatgctgcgagcaggtttctcgcatcatACTGTCAGTACAAGCGCCTGCTCAGTttctcgcggccactctgtaagcaccctaaggGACTCTTGTTGTTGCCGCGCAAATGAGTTAATTATACAATGTCAGCAGTGCATAAGAAATGCATCACTGCTACGCGTAGGGAACGTTGATGTTGATCTTAAAATcccgaaaatgaaatgaaaagaacACAGAAAAAGGGATCACTGTCTATTTACCAACCTCCCGCGCCTAATATACATAAGCGTGTCATACGCAGTCCGATTAGCTAGCTTTGGGTTTTTCCTTCTCACTTACTCTGCGGTTCGGATAGTAATAAAATCTTAGAAAGCGGTACAAATGTAACCGCATATTTTGTGAGCCCTTGCAGGACTGGACTAGGATTGAATAGCAGGAATCAGTATTGTGGTTAAATACGTCAGTCTTGAAGAGGCAGGGCCAAATATATAAGTAAACAAATAGGAATTGCGCCCTTCTAAGGCCATAGGAAATCTACACCGTATCTCAGGAGAATAGGGAAAAACTTAAGGACTAAAAGGGACAAATTTTCCCGTAGCGATATATGAATCGCGCGGGCAACGTGTAGCTTTAagataacttttgtaaatattttctgaATAAATTAAGTTCCAAAGTTTAAAACAGTGAATCCTCATCAATAAGAGAAAATTCCTTAAAGTCAAAAACAGGAAGAAACAACAGTAGGAAAAGTGGCTAATTCAACTGGTAAGAAAATCAAGCGAACCATCCTTTTCTCTCCTCGTCGTGATACTTGTATTCTACTAAGTAGAAAGCGCCCGTCGATGTAGGTTAGAGGAAGGACTGTCAACGACGGATTATATGTTTAATCTgcaaaaaattaattgaaaataaattgcgGACTCACCGTttgtttgtggatttcaaggcggcgaacgattcagtgaaaagaaaTCGAGCTGTGACAGATAATGCTTACACTAGACTCTTGTATTCGGTTGCATGTTTCAGAAGTGGACTTTTACAATCGACCTTCATGAACTCTTCCTCCATTGGGCTTTTGGCGAGTTTAGCATCACTTAACCTAAAAACGCTTAGCCGCGTGTTCGATGTATCCTTCGAGAGAGAGATATACTATAGTTTCCATCCGTTCTGATAACTTCCAGTCCTAAGAAGAAACTCAGATCGCTAAGAGCTGTCATCTCAAATTGTTGCCATAGCGAATCATAGTCTATTTCTATTTCAGATTCGCGCGCGATGCCTACTAGAATGTTATCCACATACACAAGCAAATAGACACGGTTTCCACCGATGAACTTCGTGTAGAACCACGGATCAGCAGCACTTTGTTTGAAGCGTAGTCCCAGGAGAATGGAATGTGGTTCCAGCACCGCTCCGACTGCTTAAAACCTCTAGCGACAGACATACGACTCGTTATCATGATTGACCTGGAAACCCTATGGCTACATTATGTACAGCTCCTCTTCGATCAAACTAATAAACCACCAAGAGCGCTAGAAGACCACACTACGACTCTGCTTGTACCCACTAATCTACCACTGAGAAACCGCGTCTTCCTAACTATGTAAGGAATGAAGCCACGCGGATATTGATAActgaaattattgtaattaCATTACTCTGTTTACTTCGTTTTCGTATTCAATCAATACCGTACGTCACTATTCAAAATATGGACATCCTTGCGAAAGAATAAAGACAACAATAATGGGATTCATCAAAATGGTGCAATTTCCTTTTAtcacagaaaaaaattgaaatccctTATGTTGGTAAATGTTCATGATGTCATGattaattgattttaaatgataagATAACTGGTGCTAATAGAATTGATAAGAGCTCCCGCGGCAGAAACAGCATGAAGTACCTACAGTAAACTTAATTGTCAAGCCTTTATTATGGCTGTAAAAAAGGGCGAACAATTAAAGTTTAAATAATATATTTGCGTGTATTCAACCAATATCATTCACATATAACTGCGGTAAATAAACTTTCTGAGTGAAGCCAACTGTTCATAGTTGGTGTGACTACCCATAGCTGAGGCTGCTTCTATATGGCGAAAATACGCTTCCAGCCGGTTATGCGATACATTTCCCAATCACTTTTACTTAAAACACAGTGATCGTTCGAAactttaggtaaaaactatcgATTAGTTCTTCGACTGAACAGTCTCCTGGCGAGGCTTTTCATTGTACTCCTTGTGCCAGTCGAGATTCATTTTCTGTATCGTATCGCCACGCTCCTGTGCTTTTTTGCCAGTGATGATCATCAAGATGCAGCCGATCACCGTTCCAATCATCATGTAGTTGGCGACTTTGATACGAACTTGATTACGACACCGTTCCATGACATCTTGACTGAAAATGAAGATTGTGTTAGATGGTCAATCAATAACTGTCATGCAATCGTGATGTACTTAATAAGAGCCGGGATTTCGTCGATCGActtgtatttttttgtaaatacaAGCATCCTTTTCTCGAGTTGGTTGGGGGAGTGCGTGCGGGAACCAAGGTTAGTCGTAGCACTGTCTGATTGCGACGCACTGGATGCTGGACTACCCTTTTGCGATTCCTTAGGCTCCATTGCGCCTGTCGAGTACAATGCTGTCTGTTGGCTACGTGCAGCCAGCCCGTTGAGCGATCGCAGTTGGCGGGTGCCGTTTGTAGCGATACGTGCCAAACCCCATGCGCTGATGAAACTCATCGTTATGATCGGCAGTTGATCTACGTGCGAAAGCATAGCAGCCATTCAGTGGTGTTGATCGAAGGACAAGAAAAAGAGAAACAGAGAGAATTGATAAGTGGATCACCGGTCGGCTTGTTTGTAGACTGAGAGAGCGGTAACAGCATCCATAATTGAGGTACCGGGTGCCGGTATGCTGAAATATGCACGTATGCACATTTGTATCGTATGCACTAATATTTCGATTTTAGTTGTAGCAATTTAAATGTAACAAATAGAACACGTCATTTCAATATTAATGCTGAAAAGAAATTTAATTACCTGTGTATATATTGCCAAATTAATTAACATGACGGACAACAAGGTCGATGTGACAAAACAGTTGAACTAATGTTTTGTGTGTACTGCTATACCCAGTTGTCACCCGTGCTTAAACTGCTTCGACTGTTCTAAAGCCGACACGATTACGTAAAGCAGAACACATACTAATAGCATCGTTCAAGGTCATAATTTTTTGACACAGCAAAATACCGAAGTAAAGCAGACACGCGAAATCCATCATCATTATCATTAAGGCTCGACAATAGAGAAAACTTCAGACAGTATAATAGACAATGCTCTATTATACTGTCTGAAGTTTTCTCTATTGTCGAGCATAAAATTTTTAcatgttgtcataaaaaaatccTAAATTATTGCTGAATAAATCTTACAATAATCACAAGCTTTTGGTGCTTTGTATAGTAGCTCGAGCTCGAGATAAAAATCTACAGTATCGAGAACATATCGTCACTGAGAAGAATCGAAAGGTATACACCTGATAAGTGTACTAAGTCAATGTGCACTACTCAGACTATATCATACATACTTGTATGGGTACATCATTTCATATAAATATTATGTTTCTTTTGCATGGGTACGGAACTGATAAACGGCGcagaacaaaatttttttttttgattagcaGCTGCTACCATTGCGGTGTCTCAAAATAAATGTAGCAAGTCATCTTTTCTAAATGATCGTACTTTATGATGCAAGAACCGACTCTAAAAGTTCGTTCAGAATCGAATGACAAAATATACCTACTGATTGATATTTTGAAGAACTCAAATAAATCTTTGAGAAACGTACCAACATAATTTCCGATCTAGTGTTCACCTATGTTAGAATAGAACAGTGAAGATTACACAATCTTGTCATTCAGCAGAAAATAGATCCCACCTATGCCTTAAACCAGCTccgtttttatttttacaacGTACCTGTGTCCGATTATTGCAACTGGGCTTTTTATAAGCTACTTTCACTTATACTTGATCGACGTATTGCTCTATGTATCAATGCTTCCAGGACACGACAAACTAAAAGTGATGGATGATTACAGATTTATATACAGAATAGATCACCGAGATCACTAAACGAGACTGTTGTTTTATGCTGATGCGTAGGTGCGCTCTGCAGAGATACCAAAATAATGACACAGTGAGCGAACTGTCAACGATCCGATCAACCGCCTGATTAGTTCATTCATTCGATTTCATTCCGCATGTTCATTCTTAATCTAGCAGGCCAGTGCAGTACGGCTACTTGGGGGTACGATGTAGAACAAGAAaagtgcatataaggagagtgacgacactgtcaaaattggaacaatgattgtatgtcagtgtcattccaaacgagtcaactgcatgtattttgagaggtcgtttgttcgtttggaatattactgacagataatcatgacagttgtcttcactctccttacatacactgGTGAAAATAACAACCATTTTTTTCAGCgcaaaatttttattatttacacgCCACCAAAAAAGTACTGAATATTACGTACTTTCAACCCAACTAAGGCCTTCCATGCAGGAAGTCAAAAATAAGTAAAAGAGCATAACTGATTTTTGAGTTGATGTGCATTAACTAACCGTTGGGTGAAAATCACTCAACGGAAAGAACGATTTTTCAGTGAGATTTACGGGTGTAGTAAAGTGCGGATTATTATTAAGTAACTAAAATAGACTTACCTGAGCATGTATTTTCCTACCATGTCGATTCTCGGTAAATTCCGCTAAATAAAAGAAGGCCTCAAAAACTTTTCTTCAGGAGCATCCGTGGAAAATTCTGAAAATCCTCTTTCCTTCAACTACATATATGTATATGCCTAGAAAAATGCAGAAACTATATTAATCATGAATTATTATATTAATTTAATAGTCTTActttatttttgcagtttttcgtTTGAAAGCTATCACACAAAAACACATCTTTTTTTTCACCCAACGTTAAGTTTGAAGTTCGTGGATAGAACTGACTCGCTGGGTAGAAAAAACTTAATCACAGAGGTAAAATTTAcctaaaaaatgtaaacaatacgGTTTACTTACTATTAGGTAGTTTTAACGTCACCGTTCAGTACTTTTTTGGTGGCGTGTATGTACCCGAACAGAAAGTAATATCGAAATTGATCGTAGAAATGTTGAATTTAcaacagttttatttgttaacaacaacttttcttGTAACATCAATGTAGTTATGATGCAGTCCTTCATGCCTCCAAAATTTACAACGGAAAAACAATgtaaatcgatgtttttgatttcagaatgtatgggaaaggatcaattttttcattgttacatcccttaacgacccccctttttccatgtaaaatttttttgttcttcccagacttttaaaattattattgcagatatttgaaaaaagtacctggcatctctggtagTGCATAAAAAgaaatagactgattacacccaagtttgaatgagtgtagcaccgactacaccggtgtggtgcactgtcaaaaacgaaaatgccataagaGACGCAGAAAATGAATATAACAATATTCTGGTTTAAACGCAACAATAACTATTATTATCTCAAGGCTAACAATATTCAATACTTGATTCAATCCGTAATATTGTTATTTCTACAATAAATtctggttttgacgtttctagATTTCAATCACATCATCGGTtgaatcaacaatattattgttGAAACGATTGTCAATATTATTGATCTAATATTGTGAACACGATTCGTCCAACAATATG carries:
- the LOC131692193 gene encoding UPF0389 protein CG9231: MSFISAWGLARIATNGTRQLRSLNGLAARSQQTALYSTGAMEPKESQKGSPASSASQSDSATTNLGSRTHSPNQLEKRMLVFTKKYKSIDEIPALINQDVMERCRNQVRIKVANYMMIGTVIGCILMIITGKKAQERGDTIQKMNLDWHKEYNEKPRQETVQSKN
- the LOC131693326 gene encoding vacuolar protein sorting-associated protein 28 homolog, with amino-acid sequence MQENRPELYEEVKLYRHAREREKYDNMADLFALVSTLQNLEKAYIRDCVTPQEYTAACSKLLVQYKVAFKLVQGDEFPSIEAFVKKFRLDCPAALERIREDRPITIRDDKGNTSKCIADIVSMFITLMDKLRLEIRAMDDLQPELRDLLDTMNRLSLIPDNFEGKEKVSTWLATLNSMQASDELSETQVRQLLFDLEASYSAFNNLLHST